One window of Candidatus Nitrospira kreftii genomic DNA carries:
- a CDS encoding hypothetical protein (conserved protein of unknown function): protein MRYFNYAGFTPARAEAVAEMQAVSDEFGTQLFSQSGIAWYRTQLVNTRAKVARLLHVNDGEASETLAFTQNSTTACRFVVSSLDLHRGDVVVTSDQEHLSTWQTLEGLRQRGVELVVIPVSSEERFLTQLDDVCRKRTVKLITVSHVAHTDGRILPVHQVGEIAGKRNTILMIDGAQAVGHIPVDLSALDADCYFFSGHKWCAGPMGTGALFITKRDEPRLTRRASGLSETESAQEYFELGTQNIGLIAGLGRACEMKQQELPTMVNLASLRTLFRGCLSRMNGVETVEWDGPHAPGILSFRLHNPAFNATRIAEHLEVKYDIAIKPLRLLEFSQMLRVSWSLSTDVQDVLFLAEKLGEALAEC from the coding sequence ATGCGTTACTTTAATTATGCCGGATTCACTCCTGCACGTGCGGAAGCCGTCGCGGAAATGCAGGCTGTCTCCGACGAATTTGGCACCCAACTCTTTTCTCAGTCTGGCATCGCCTGGTACCGGACACAACTGGTAAATACCCGAGCGAAGGTCGCGCGGCTCCTTCACGTGAACGACGGCGAGGCAAGCGAGACGCTCGCCTTTACCCAGAATTCCACAACCGCCTGCCGCTTTGTGGTGTCTTCGCTCGACCTCCATCGTGGGGATGTGGTGGTCACATCAGATCAAGAGCATCTGTCGACATGGCAAACGCTGGAGGGTCTTCGACAACGAGGTGTAGAGCTGGTGGTCATTCCTGTGAGTTCTGAAGAAAGATTCCTGACTCAACTCGACGATGTCTGTAGAAAACGAACGGTCAAATTAATTACCGTGAGCCATGTGGCACACACCGATGGGAGAATCCTTCCCGTACACCAAGTCGGAGAGATAGCCGGGAAACGAAACACTATTCTCATGATTGATGGTGCGCAGGCGGTCGGCCATATTCCCGTGGATCTGAGTGCGCTTGACGCCGATTGCTATTTTTTCTCAGGTCACAAGTGGTGTGCAGGCCCGATGGGGACCGGTGCCCTATTCATCACGAAACGAGACGAGCCACGACTTACACGTCGTGCGTCCGGTCTGTCGGAAACAGAAAGCGCGCAAGAATACTTCGAACTTGGTACGCAGAACATCGGTTTGATCGCAGGGCTCGGCCGTGCTTGTGAAATGAAGCAACAGGAATTACCGACAATGGTCAACCTTGCCTCTCTCCGAACATTGTTCCGGGGGTGTTTGAGCCGGATGAATGGCGTGGAAACCGTCGAGTGGGATGGGCCTCATGCACCGGGGATTTTATCGTTTCGGCTTCACAACCCAGCTTTCAATGCCACTCGCATTGCGGAACACCTGGAGGTCAAATACGATATCGCGATCAAGCCCTTGAGGTTGCTAGAGTTCTCGCAAATGCTTCGTGTGTCCTGGTCCTTATCGACCGACGTTCAAGACGTCCTCTTCTTAGCCGAAAAGCTGGGCGAGGCTCTAGCAGAATGCTGA
- a CDS encoding hypothetical protein (conserved protein of unknown function): MKSAQTADVRSMMKQQLLCCMMLMTAVVLAPAYVFAGGGSEGPGGARSDKNINQHKASMEKQSTDMTGGREGIVGKYDVVPVRLGELVDEKGTALDQTVTNKKGETLGTIEKLLKDTKTGKIEYAVLELEETKYQLPLQWSQFTQERGHLTLNASKNDLYPVTGSIHSKDMSPEVSQYMDEINELRNKPKPQDGGPGAPGLPFNSVGGFGSSGPPPGPAPGFEGGKPSSKR, translated from the coding sequence ATGAAAAGCGCACAAACTGCTGACGTGAGGTCCATGATGAAACAGCAACTTTTGTGTTGCATGATGCTCATGACCGCTGTCGTGTTGGCACCGGCTTACGTCTTCGCAGGGGGTGGTAGTGAGGGACCTGGTGGTGCAAGGTCCGACAAAAACATCAATCAACACAAAGCATCCATGGAGAAACAATCGACTGATATGACCGGCGGCCGGGAAGGGATTGTTGGAAAATATGACGTCGTGCCTGTGCGTCTCGGGGAGTTGGTGGACGAAAAAGGAACCGCGCTGGATCAAACCGTTACAAATAAGAAGGGAGAGACACTCGGTACCATCGAGAAGTTGCTGAAGGATACCAAAACCGGGAAGATCGAATATGCAGTCCTTGAGTTGGAAGAGACCAAATATCAGTTACCCCTCCAATGGAGCCAGTTTACGCAGGAAAGAGGCCATTTGACGTTGAATGCCTCAAAGAACGATTTGTATCCAGTAACGGGTTCCATCCATTCCAAGGATATGTCTCCGGAGGTCTCTCAGTACATGGACGAAATCAATGAGCTCCGTAATAAGCCTAAACCACAAGACGGAGGTCCAGGCGCCCCAGGGCTCCCGTTTAATTCGGTGGGTGGTTTTGGATCGTCAGGCCCCCCGCCCGGTCCGGCTCCAGGCTTTGAAGGCGGCAAACCGAGTAGCAAACGCTAA
- a CDS encoding Phosphoglycolate phosphatase — translation MRYVAIATDYDNTLAVHGQVQPGTVAALNSLIQSGRKVILVTGRLLPDIVAVFPEIGICERVVADNGAVLYRPGTREHTVLAPPIPPAFIEELRRRQVPSLSVGDSIVSTVRPHEVTLLEVIRDMGLELQVIFNRESVMVVQAGINKASGLAVALREMGLSPRNIVGIGDAENDHALLNHCEHAVAVANAVPMLKAAADWVTTNAEGQGVVELIRELIAHDLSVPPYNTNRREILVGVRENGEDVSVPAKALNILLTGSSGSGKSTLAMGIFERVTELGYQMCVIDPEGDYEGIPGAVMFGTPQRGPAVTEILTALDSPDTNVIVNLVGLPLQDRPAFFLALLPLLQERRATFGRPHWILVDETHHLLPREWHPVQAIMSQDLTGMVYVTVHPDHVAQPVLETVDVAMYLGEDPADAIGRFCHALNRPVPLGEFAALDPGHGIFWDLKSKESPYRLHIAPCETDRRRHRRKYAEGELPTDRSFFFRGPEDRLNLRAHNLFQFMELGEGLDDQTWLHHLRRGDYSRWMSDGIKDSSLADKVREIEQQPSIDANRSRRLIRSAIEDRYTVPATGL, via the coding sequence ATGAGATATGTGGCCATCGCAACCGATTACGATAACACATTGGCCGTGCATGGCCAGGTTCAGCCAGGGACAGTCGCCGCGCTCAACAGTCTCATCCAATCCGGGCGCAAAGTCATTCTGGTAACGGGTCGCTTGTTGCCCGATATTGTCGCGGTCTTTCCAGAAATCGGGATCTGTGAGCGAGTCGTCGCAGATAATGGAGCCGTGCTGTACCGTCCCGGTACGCGTGAACATACGGTCTTGGCACCTCCGATACCTCCGGCATTTATCGAAGAGCTTCGCCGTCGACAGGTCCCGTCGCTTTCGGTCGGAGACTCTATCGTGAGCACGGTTCGGCCTCATGAGGTGACGCTGCTGGAAGTCATTCGCGATATGGGACTCGAATTGCAAGTGATTTTTAACCGAGAGTCGGTCATGGTTGTTCAAGCCGGCATCAACAAGGCCTCTGGTCTGGCCGTCGCCTTACGCGAGATGGGCTTGTCGCCGCGCAATATTGTAGGGATCGGTGATGCGGAGAACGACCATGCTTTACTGAATCACTGTGAACATGCCGTGGCAGTGGCCAATGCCGTCCCCATGCTGAAAGCCGCCGCCGACTGGGTTACCACCAATGCAGAAGGACAGGGAGTGGTCGAGCTCATCCGTGAACTTATCGCGCATGACCTGAGTGTTCCTCCGTACAACACGAACCGTCGCGAGATTCTCGTCGGTGTGCGTGAAAATGGGGAGGATGTCTCGGTTCCCGCCAAAGCACTCAATATATTGCTGACCGGCTCGTCCGGGAGTGGCAAGTCGACTTTAGCCATGGGTATTTTCGAGCGGGTGACTGAACTAGGGTATCAAATGTGTGTCATTGACCCTGAAGGAGACTACGAAGGGATTCCAGGGGCAGTCATGTTTGGAACTCCACAACGGGGTCCTGCCGTGACAGAAATTCTCACTGCCTTGGATAGTCCGGACACGAATGTGATCGTCAACCTCGTGGGGTTACCATTACAAGATCGACCCGCCTTTTTTCTGGCTCTCTTGCCCCTACTTCAGGAGCGTCGAGCCACATTCGGTCGCCCTCACTGGATCCTTGTCGACGAAACGCATCACCTGCTGCCCCGCGAATGGCATCCAGTACAGGCCATCATGTCGCAAGATTTAACCGGCATGGTCTACGTCACCGTACATCCCGATCATGTCGCACAACCGGTACTTGAGACGGTGGATGTGGCGATGTACTTGGGAGAGGATCCAGCCGATGCGATCGGTCGCTTTTGTCATGCCCTCAATCGTCCTGTACCCCTTGGAGAGTTTGCGGCCTTAGATCCTGGACACGGTATCTTTTGGGATCTTAAGTCCAAGGAGTCACCATATCGGTTGCATATTGCGCCTTGTGAAACGGACCGTCGACGCCACCGTCGCAAGTATGCTGAAGGGGAGTTGCCGACGGACCGGAGCTTCTTTTTCCGCGGTCCGGAAGATCGACTGAACCTCCGGGCCCACAACCTTTTCCAGTTTATGGAATTGGGAGAGGGCCTTGATGACCAGACCTGGTTGCATCACCTCCGACGTGGTGATTACAGCAGATGGATGTCAGACGGGATCAAGGATTCTTCTTTGGCCGACAAGGTCCGAGAGATCGAACAACAGCCGTCGATCGATGCCAATCGAAGCCGACGATTGATACGGTCTGCGATCGAAGACCGTTATACAGTTCCCGCTACAGGGCTGTGA